Proteins from a genomic interval of Maniola hyperantus chromosome 1, iAphHyp1.2, whole genome shotgun sequence:
- the LOC117984501 gene encoding LOW QUALITY PROTEIN: rho-associated protein kinase 2-like (The sequence of the model RefSeq protein was modified relative to this genomic sequence to represent the inferred CDS: inserted 8 bases in 5 codons; deleted 3 bases in 3 codons; substituted 7 bases at 7 genomic stop codons) yields the protein MEAVKDEERLRRLRALEEKLCDPRSTGNVDCLLDTVTALISDCDHPAIRRMKNVEAYTSRYEVFASEVVDLRMKAADFDLIKVIGRGAFGEVQLVRYKSTRQVFAMKLLSKVEMIKRSDSTFFWEERHIMAHANSEWILKLHFAFQDQKYLYMVMDYMPGGDLVNLMSNYDIPEKWAKFYTMEIVLALDVIHGMGFVHRDVKPDNMLIDKYGHLKLADFGTCMRMGPDGLVRASNAVGTPDYISPEVLQSQNGEGVYGRECDWWAVGIFLYEMLIGDPPFYADSLVGTYGKIMDHRNSLQFPDDVEISKEAKSLIRGLLTDRVKRLGKNSVDEIKQHPFFINDQWSFDNLRDSVPPVVPELSSDDDTRNFDDNIEKSDALDEAFPDPKAFVGNHLPFVGFTYNGDYQLCGRKTKPSDVVDTISNNHINNVGSEAYCNXKNLLERERDARRKFEXREVILCAQLEELSQRESRSKKIIADTDKEVALLKHDLREIQRKAEIEADARRXVEFNYSDVKRRLEEEQSKEXRKXESLTIYNEQINALEKQLTEMREKTQTRTEAAAKSRKTGRXTCAAQAAAAAVSDGPCPSLRAQENALERDCGTCQRNRNSKRAAKQRAEASVAEANIPLNAATLAELRTDHQQGXDNTMNRXPAAIXKSFLTWKKSCVSMAHDLRASQHLYQQEVRAHQGVPTFAVCCLNQEANLPVVTALQGKLRXENKATXRASRIGQEKDRQMSMLSVDYRQMQQRLQKLEVNIGKKVKKVVGLQAALEQERAARLAASAENGGAAEAASRAAHAEREARSRDXMSVRAALHDASEKLAAAAAERDMHYARSEELRSQLENEQHYCVVYRTQASEARAQLEESSRATRDLEQERASLMHQLQLAIARADSEAIARSIAEETVGELEKEKTMKELEMRDALAQHRSELAARDALVQGLRDRDHENRATIDLQRKEVDELRRSGTALAERVATLQRFQEEVDRLNKKLNSEIMLKQQAVNKLAEIMNRKDMNPASTKNKSKMSVRKDKDYRKLQQELTREKEKSDQHIAKLQRDLQDSQQQLLEEQQTRLRLAMEVDSKDVEIEQLKEKLAALTSETASQSSADAEDGETEQTLEGWLSVPFKQNIRRHGWKKQYVVVSSKKIIFYNSENDKQNTTDPVMILDLSKVFHVRSVTQGDVIRADAKDIPRIFQLLYAGEGEARRPGDAQDLPSDAADHAGNTVQHKGHDLVSITYHIPTACEVCTRPLWHMFRPPQAYECRRCRMKIHVEHVSEGEGVAACKLHADRARELLLLAPGAPEQRRWVARLARRVQRYGYRAAHTNHDHTKLSPRDSMRSNLKVAYMNASQRSSTLPANASLPRQ from the exons ATGGAGGCAGTAAAGGATGAGGAGCGCCTGCGGCGCTTACGTGCGCTGGAGGAAAAGCTGTGCGACCCTCGTTCCACCGGCAACGTGGACTGTTTACTCGACACCGTCACGGCGCTCATCTCTGACTGCGATCACCCGGCCATCCGACGAATGAAGAACGTCGAAGCCTACACCAGCAGAT aTGAAGTATTTGCATCGGAGGTTGTTGATTTGCGTATGAAAGCAGCAGATTTTGACCTGATAAAAGTAATCGGTCGAGGGGCCTTTGGTGAAGTACAACTAGTCAGATATAAATCGACTCGTCAGGTATTTGCTATGAAACTTCTAAGTAAAGTTGAAATGATAAAAAGATCTGACTCCACATTTTTTTGGGAAGAGAGGCATATCATGGCACATGCTAACTCTGAATGGATTCTCAAACTTCACTTTGCATTTCAAGATCAAAAATACCTTTACATGGTCATGGATTACATGCCTGGTGGTGATCTCGTTAATCTCATGTCTAATTATGATATACCTGAAAAATGGGCAAAATTTTATACAATGGAAATAGTTCTTGCTCTAGATGTTATCCATGGAATGGGGTTTGTTCATAGAGATGTGAAGCCTGACAATATGTTAATTGACAAATATGGGCATCTGAAATTAGCAGATTTTGGCACATGTATGAGAATGGGCCCTGATGGTCTCGTGCGAGCTAGCAATGCAGTAGGCACTCCAGATTACATTTCTCCTGAGGTGTTACAGTCACAAAATGGAGAAGGTGTATATGGTAGAGAATGTGATTGGTGGGCTGTgggaatatttttatatgaaatgTTAATTGGTGATCCACCATTTTATGCAGATAGCTTGGTAGGAACTTATGGTAAGATTATGGATCATAGAAATTCTTTGCAATTTCCCGATGATGTGGAAATTTCTAAAGAAGCAAAATCACTAATTAGAGGTTTGCTAACAGATAGAGTGAAACGACTTGGAAAAAATAGTGTAGATGAAATTAAACAGCATCCTTTCTTTATCAATGACCAATGGAGTTTTGATAATCTAAGAGATTCTGTGCCTCCGGTTGTACCCGAATTATCAAGTGATGATGACACTAGGAACTTTGATGATAACATTGAAAAATCCGATGCTTTAGATGAAGCTTTCCCAGACCCCAAAGCCTTTGTCGGTAATCATTTGCCATTTGTGGGATTTACATACAATGGCGATTATCAACTTTGTGGACGTAAAACAAAGCCTTCTGATGTTGTAGATACTATATCTAACAACCATATCAATAATGTGGGCTCAGAAGCATATTGCAATTAGAAAAATTTATTGGAAAGAGAAAGGGATGCGAGACGCAAATTTG GTAGAGAAGTAATCCTTTGTGCTCAATTAGAGGAACTATCCCAAAGAGAAAGTAggagtaaaaaaattattgctgATACAGATAAAGAGGTGGCTCTTCTAAAACATGATCTTAGAGAAATACAACGCAAGGCGGAAATAGAGGCAGATGCAAGAAG AGTGGAATTTAACTATAGTGATGTCAAGCGACGCTTAGAGGAAGAGCAGAGTAAAGAGTGAAGGAA TGAATCATTGACAATCTATAATGAACAGATAAATGCTTTAGAGAAGCAGTTG ACCGAAATGCGTGAGAAAACTCAAACAAGAACAGAGGCAGCCGCCAAATCTAGAAAAACAGGCCGCTGAACTTGCGCCGCCCAAGCCGCGGCCGCTGCAGTGAGCGACGGACCGTGTCCCAGCTTGCGTGCGCAAGAGAACGCTCTCGAA AGAGATTGTGGCACTTGTCAGAGGAACAGGAACAGCAAAAGGGCAGCCAAACAGAGAGCTGAAGCATCAGTAGCTGAAGCAAACATTCCGTTAAACGCTGCCACACTTGCTGAGCTAAGAACGGATCATCAACAAGGGTAGGACAACACGATGAACAGATAACCGGCAGCTATCTAGAAGAGTTTTCTGACTTGGAAAAAGAGTTGTGTCTCAATGGCTCATGATCTGAGAGCTTCTCAACACTTATACCAACAAGAAGTACGGGCTCATCAAGGAGTACCAACGTTCGCAGTATGTTGTCTAAACCAGGAAGCAAA TTTACCTGTTGTTACAGCATTACAAGGCAAATTAAGATAAGAGAACAAGGCAAC GCGAGCAAGTCGCATCGGGCAGGAGAAAGATCGTCAAATG TCGATGCTGAGCGTTGACTACCGACAGATGCAGCAGCGGTTGCAAAAATTGGAAGTGAACATCGGCAAGAAAGtgaaaaag GTAGTGGGCTTGCAAGCTGCGCTGGAGCAAGAGCGCGCGGCGCGTCTGGCGGCGAGCGCGGAGAACGGCGGCGCGGCGGAGGCGGCGAGCCGCGCGGCGCACGCAGAGCGCGAGGCGCGCTCGCGGG TCATGTCCGTGCGCGCGGCCCTGCACGACGCTTCCGAGAAGCTCGCCGCGGCCGCCGCCGAGCGCGATATGCACTACGCTAGG AGTGAAGAGCTTCGATCTCAGCTTGAGAATGAGCAGCACTATTGCGTGGTGTACCGCACTCAGGCGAGCGAGGCGCGCGCGCAGCTCGAGGAGAGCTCACGCGCCACGCGCGACCTGGAGCAGGAGCGCGCCAGCCTCATGCACCAACTGCAGCTGGCCATCGCGCGGGCGGACTCCGAGGCTATCGCGAG GTCGATAGCGGAGGAGACGGTGGGCGAGCTGGAGAAGGAGAAGACGATGAAGGAGCTGGAGATGCGCGACGCACTGGCGCAGCACCGCAGTGAGCTGGCGGCGCGCGACGCGCTCGTGCAGGGCCTGCGCGACCGCGACCACGAGAACCGCGCCACCATCGATCTGCAGCGGAAG GAAGTGGACGAGCTGCGGCGCAGCGGCACGGCGCTGGCGGAGCGCGTGGCCACGCTGCAGCGCTTCCAGGAAGAGGTGGACCGCCTCAACAAGAAGCTCAACTCCGAGATCATGCTCAAGCAGCAGGCCGTCAACAAGCTCGCCGAGATTATGAACAG GAAAGACATGAACCCAGCATCAACGAAAAACAAGAGCAAGATGTCGGTTCGGAAGGACAAGGACTACCGCAAGCTGCAGCAGGAGCTGACGCGCGAAAAAGAGAAGTCCGATCAGCACATTGCCAAGCTGCAGCGCGACCTGCAGGACTCGCAGCAGCAACTGCTGGAGGAGCAGCAGACGAGGTTGCGTCTCGCTATGGAG GTTGATAGCAAAGACGTGGAAATTGAGCAACTCAAGGAGAAGCTCGCCGCGCTGACCAGCGAGACGGCTTCGCAGTCCTCCGCAGACGCCGAGGATGGCGAGACGGAGCAGACGCTCGAAGGCTGGCTGTCCGTGCCCTTCAAGCAGAACATACGAAGGCACGGCTGGAAGAAACAATACGTAGTGGTCTCCTCTAAGAAGATTATTTTCTACAACTCTGAAAATGATAAACAAAATACCACAGACCCCGTTATGATATTGGATCTGAG CAAAGTGTTCCACGTGCGGTCGGTGACGCAGGGCGACGTGATCCGCGCCGACGCCAAGGACATCCCTCGCATCTTCCAGCTGCTGTACGCGGGCGAGGGCGAGGCGCGACGCCCCGGCGACGCGCAGGACTTGCCGTCCGACGCCGCTGACCACGCCG GTAACACAGTGCAGCACAAGGGGCACGACCTGGTGAGCATCACGTACCACATCCCCACGGCGTGCGAGGTGTGCACGCGCCCGCTTTGGCACATGTTCCGGCCGCCGCAGGCCTACGAGTGTCGAC
- the LOC117996288 gene encoding LOW QUALITY PROTEIN: TATA box-binding protein-like 1 (The sequence of the model RefSeq protein was modified relative to this genomic sequence to represent the inferred CDS: inserted 1 base in 1 codon; deleted 1 base in 1 codon), which yields MFDMATLIQENGIKELSKASHSVVVNHGMATHAVASHMVPDHEYCEAGKPEQPVPQCITTDAAMAQQDPKEEDEEETPEIDIMINNVVCSFSVKCHLNLRQIALNGVNVEFRRENGMVTMKLRRPYTTASIWSSGRITCTGATSEDQAKIAARRYARALQKLGFQVRFRNFRVVNVLGTCRMXFGIRIIAFSKKYKEADYEPELHPGVTYKLYNPKATLKIFSTGGVTITARSVNDVQSAVERIFPLVYEFRKPRTAADEELLRQRRAARRGGAPQPAPAPAPAPGPAPPPHDPLRLVTVSDDEKDAWE from the exons ATGTTTGACATGGCTACGCTCATACAAGAGAATGGTATAAAAGAGCTAAGCAAAGCGTCACACAGTGTTGTAGTTAACCATGGCATGGCGACACATGCTGTCGCCAGTCACATGGTACCAGACCACGAATACTGCGAAGCGGGCAAGCCAGAGCAACCTGTGCCACAATGCATCACAACCGATGCAGCGATGGCCCAACAGGATCCAAAAGAAGAAGATGAGGAAGAAACACCCGAAATAGACATAATGATAAACAATGTTGTGTGCAGTTTTAGTGTTAAGTGCCACCTGAACTTGAGACAGATTGCATTGAATGGTGTAAATGTTGAGTTCCGACGCGAAAATGGAATGGTGACGATGAAGCTGCGACGTCCGTATACTACTGCGTCGATCTGGTCGTCGGGGCGAATCACGTGCACGGGCGCCACCAGCGAGGATCAAGCCAAGATTGCTGCGCGCCGGTACGCGCGCGCCCTGCAGAAGCTAGGGTTCCAA GTGCGCTTCCGCAACTTCCGTGTAGTCAACGTCCTGGGGACCTGTCGAA CTTTCGGTATTCGAATTATAGCATTTTCCAAAAAATACAAAGAAGCAGA CTACGAGCCCGAACTTCACCCAGGCGTCACATACAAACTTTACAACCCTAAAGCCACACTAAAGATATTCTCAACGGGCGGTGTCACAATCACAG CTCGAAGCGTGAACGACGTGCAGTCGGCCGTCGAGCGCATCTTCCCCCTGGTATACGAGTTTCGCAAGCCACGCACGGCGGCCGACGAGGAGCTGCTGCGGCAgaggcgcgcggcgcggcgaggCGGAGCGCCGCAGCCCGCGCCCgcccccgcgcccgcgcccggccccgcgccgccgccgcacgACCCGCTGCGTCTCGTCACAGTGTCCGACGACGAGAAGGACGCCTGGGAGTGa